A region of the Esox lucius isolate fEsoLuc1 chromosome 10, fEsoLuc1.pri, whole genome shotgun sequence genome:
tgtgtgtgttggtgtgagtTCTCAGGAACTGAAAGTGGTGACCGATTGCACCTCCAGCAGTCTGCCAAACCAGCTGGGTTTCTTCTAGATAATCTCCCTCTCGTCACCCTCCTCTCATTCCTCCCTGGGAGTCTCCCTTCTGTTCCAAGGAAAGTTTGAGTATGAGAgagtttttctctctctctagttATTACCAGCTGACTCTCTACTGTGCTGTTGCAGCAATATCATTTTATTATGTTTAGATAAACTCTGAGGTGATTATCTTCTCTCAAAGTAGATGAGTCACTTCAAAGTTCAACACACTCTAATTTCTCTTAATTTACTGGTGACCTGCCCAGTAGAAGTGGATCTAGCTAGTCTCCAGCCTCTACAATGTTTGTAGGACATGGGGAAAGTCTGTTTGTGGTtagcaacacacacatcaatacCATTGAGCTGTTTCCTTTAAGACAGTCTGCAGGCTGGGAGAAAGGAGCTAGCATGTAGCCTTAGAAATGTTTAATCTCTCCAGCGGTTTATCAGCCTGTTCATAGTGTTCTGAAAGAGGATAAACTGTGGCCTGGAAGAGTTGGTTGGCGTGATGGATTACCAGGCTACGGCTTAGGCTACATCTCTGATGCAGTGAATGCTACAGGTTACAGGCTATGGGTTTAGGCAACCCAGGTTAAAGGGTTAGGGTTCAACCCTGAAAACAAGGTGTGGGGGGGGTAATAACAGAGTTTACATTTAGGCCTAAGCATTGCATTTTCGTGGGTCTATTTGGAGATATGTTCTAAAGAAAGCCTCTACTCTCATCAAGGCAAACCGCAGTGTAGGAAGTTTGCTAAATGTTATTAGAACTTTGATTTAACCTGGTTCTGTGGTCCAATGTCTTCAGACAAAAGGCTGAAAACTTGTTGGAATGGAGGTGGTGtctaattgtagttttggagacttgatAGACCTTAGATGTAACCAAATTTTCTTTTGTGATCCTTGGGGCCTTTTGGACCTCGGTCTGACATTGACATTTCTTAGTAATTGGCCTTGTGGAGGAGCATTTCCAGAgctcaatacattttatttttagtcattGCTTACTTTACGCAGGTCAATTTCcttatgtctctgtctgttctctGACTTtgataccccagtgaaacaggaagaaaTGGATGACCACTTGAGTTCCTAACTCATATGAACCTGAAAAAATATATGGGGCAAATGTCTGTTCAGTGAAAGTTCTGTCTTGCAAGCATCATGCCaatggaaagggtttctaaatcTGCTTACTTGGTTAAAAAAAGGTGTAATAAAAACCATTGTGCATGTTTGGGCAGGTTCTCTCTTCAGTTGtattttcaataacattttggtGTCTGAATGGGAACCAGCATTCTAGCCTGTTACACCCTCCGGAGCCTAGTGTGATTAACAACCAGTTTGACCTGATCAGATGCATTTTATTTAGGGAGACAATTATCCTGTCAGAACTCTACAGAACTTGGTCAATATGATCGTGTTGCAATTATAACAATCATTACCAGTGGTATGTAAATATCACTTCCTCTCAGGAACTGCCTGACTCCCATGGAATCTGTTGGACTGCTACAAAGGTACCTATTTTACAGCTATACATGTTGATACAGAAGTATTCTGATCATTCATGAGCATTTACCTCCACCAAATATCAAAACAGAGATCAAAGTGAAACTAGATGGGCCTAGTTCTGCCGGCACGTGAGTAGAACGGACTGTGGTGAGACAGGGAGGTCTGTATCAAGAGTCTGTATTTATGATCTAAATCTAGATACCTAGTAGCCAGtagatgtgtgtttggggtaaTTAACAGGACTTTACCCAAAACAGACAATCATGCAGTAAACATGGGCCTGcaccttatcctacaacacgttgataatccagtaaacatgggcctgcaccttatcctacaacacgttgataatccagtaaacatgggcctgcaccttatcctacaacacgttgataatccagtaaacatgggcctgcactttatcctacaacacgttgataatccagtaaacatgggcctgcactttatcctacaacacgttgataatccagtaaacatgggcctgcaccttatcctacaacacgttgataatccagtaaacatgggcctgcaccttatcctacaacacgttgataatccagtaaacatgggcctgcaccttatcctacaacacgttgataatcccataaacatgggcctgcaccttatcctacaacacgttgataatccaGTGAACATGGGCCTGcaccttatcctacaacacgttgataatccaGTAAACATTATTATCCAGGTACCTATTCAGTGGTCCTGCATTTAACACCATCACAACAGTCTCTCCTGCAACCATTAAGCCATGactttctgttcatttctgGAACATGGTTTTATTTCATAGCTACAATGATATTGTCAATATGGCATTGCAACATCATTTAAATGGTTTGCTGTCTGTTATAATTACATCATCAAGCCAGGGGTTCTAACCTAGGAAGCTGCACACAGGAGTCCAGTACCAAAAAAGCAGTATCCCAGGGATTCCAATCTAAGACGTTGTACACTCaggtccatgtctctaaccactatgctactGAACAATGAATAGTTACTAGGCAGAATTTCAGAATTATTGTAGACATGCATGCAGAGTTCTGGACAGAACAGGACACTGACTCCATTTTGTAACCTGCCTACCTGCCAGGAACAATGCCTTTCTGTTAATTAATTCTGCAGTTAGTCTAAGGAGACTATAACGTCAATTTATTTAAATGAGTGGGAGATCATAAGATCATctaacatgtttttcatttttgcaTCGCCAAGACTCAGATAATGGTGGTCACATTTGTGTTGAGTTTCCTGACTCTGTCTTTTGGTGGTGTCctctgcaggtgtgtgtggccTTGACCAGATTCAGCCCTGTGGGCCATAGGAGACCAGGCGTGGAGAGCGGGCCCGGGGCCTGGCCGCCACCAGAGAGCCCCCCCATGTCTTAATGGCCTCCGCCTTCTCCTCAACACGCTGTCCCCTcagcccctctccccctccccctccccctcgctCCCAGTGGAGACCCCACTACCTGGTGGGGAGATGAGTCTGCAGCAGCTGAGAGGGTCGGAGAAGGACCTCCACTCTGCCACCTCCTCTACCAGCCTGCCCTCCGTCAAGAAGACCCCCAAGAAAAGACGCCTGTCGCTTCGCTCGTTTTTCAGCCGGCGTCGCCGCGGTGACCCCAAGAGGAAGTCCCGGGCTCTACCGGGCGGCGTGGACGGGATCGCCAGTGTGGAGAGCATCCACTCAGAGATGTGTCACGGCGATAAGACCTCAGCGCTCTCCGCCCCTGGCGTGGCGTCCACcacctcttcctcatcttcGACCTCTTCCTCTGAGCTCCTGGagtgtcctctctgtctcctccgcCACACCAGAGACCGTTTCCCCGACATCATGACCTGCCACCATCGCTCATGTGCTGACTGCCTGCGCCAGTACCTGCGGATAGAGATCAGCGAGTCCCGGGTCAACATCAGCTGTCCAGAGTGCTCGGAGCGCTTCAACCCGCACGACATCCGCATCATCCTGGGAGACCCGCCCCTCATGGAGAAGTACGAGGAGTTCATGCTGAGGCGCTGGCTGGTGGCCGACCCTGACTGCCGCTGGTGCCCCGCCCCCGACTGTGGGTAAGAGATACATGCACTCATCATTGGAATGGCCACAGGGCTTCAGTGActaccggggggggggggtggcggcTTAGTTCAGTGActaccggggggggggggggcttagtTCAGTGACTACTGGGGGAGAAAGGGACTTGAAGTGTATTCAAGCTAAGCTTAGTTGTGTGGTTTGAATGGTTCATAGGTGTCTCTGGCTGCTGAATCAAACAGCTGTTCTCTAATAATGGCATGTTAGGTAGACTGACCCCCTCTAGACAAATGTCCAAGTCACACTAATAGAATGCATTACTCAGACAGTGGAAATAGCATAACAGAACTAACATCTCAGtcactgtgacacacacacactgcaaaatGACAGGAAGATTAGCTGCTCTTATAGATGCAGCTCATGTGTTCATAGGCTTGGCCTGGAATAAGCGGTTATGGCACAGTAACATCTGATTGTTCCAGGGGATTTATTCATCAGTCAGAGCAGCCATTAGGTCCTTCTGCTGAAACGCTTCCATGCGTAACCCCAGACCctcactgtaaccctgctgggTTCACCTGTAACCCCAGACCCTCACTGTAACCCCAGACCctcactgtaaccctgctgggTTCACCTGTAACCCCAGACCctcactgtaaccctgctgggTTCACCTGTAACCCCAGACCctcactgtaaccctgctgggTTCACCTGTAACCCCAGACCCTCACTGTAACCCCACCTGTCTCCGCCCAGGTATGCTGTGATAGCGTTTGGCTGTGCCAGCTGTCCTAAGATCACGTGTGGCCGTCAGGGCTGCGCCACTGAGTTCTGCTACCACTGCAAGCAGCTGTGGCATCCCAACCAGACGTGTGACGCGGCGCGGCAGCAGAGAGCCCATAGCCTGAGGCTGCGCACCTTCCGCTCCTCCTCCCTCAGCTACAGCCAGGAGAGTGGAGCAGCAGGTAACCTCACGCTCACACACAGGACCCGTCTGATCTGGCTGCAATAAATATTAAATCTGGctgttccctctctgtcctACCTCTAGCTGACGACATCAAGCCGTGTCCGCGCTGTGCTGcttacatcatcaaaatgaacgATGGAAGCTGTAATCACATGACCTGTGCCGTGTGTGGCTGTGAATTCTGCTGGCTCTGCATGAAGGAGATCTCTGACCTCCACTACCTGAGGTGAGACTGAATGACTGACCTCCACCTCAAGAgttgagactgactgactgaatgactgactgactgacctccACCTCCAGAgttgagactgactgactgactgactgacctccACCTCCAGAgttgagactgactgactgaatgactgactgactgacctccACCTCCAGAgttgagactgactgactgactgactgacctccACCTCCAGAgttgagactgactgactgcgaACTTATTGAATAAAGTTTAACGTGGCTGTGATATAGAAAAGAGTGTGGTAAATAACCAATGTGTTAATGTTACCCCACATCAGTAGTTATATAGGGTTAAAAACAACTTGCCCCCCAGTCCCTCAGGCTGCACCTTCTGGGGTAAGAAGCCGTGGAGCAGGAAGAAGAAGATCCTGTGGCAGCTGGGTACACTGGTGGGCGCTCCAGTGGGCATCGCTCTGATCGCTGGCATCGCCGTCCCTGCCATGATCATCGGTATCCCTGTCTATGTGGGGCGGAAGGTGAGTTGGGCCCCTTTTAAAGGACTGCAGAAAGACTACTCTTCCTGTCAAATCTTCAATGAAAAAGTCCCACTGATGGTACCAATGCTACCTTCATAGAAAATGAGTTGATGTGCTTTACCTTTTTACCCTCACAAATGTGACTGTAACTCTTTACCACTGAGCTGTTGGCTATTATGATCCCGGTCAGGAGCTCGTATGCATGTTCTGCTCCAGTGTGCTGCTCACCAGCTGTCTAGGACACCTTAAAGGAACTCtggcaaaatgttattttctgcagTCATTTATTACTTGATTATTCTTCCTTCATGTTTTCAGGAACTTCCCAGTGCTTTTCTAATGCCTGTCTGTCACTACAGACCATAGACCTAAATCCTTCCCATTTCACCTCCTTCagagttttattttacatatttactgGTGTTTATTAACAtgaccaaatgtattttatttaatcacATACTTGTTTCCAATAGTGTCATAAAATAGAGAATTAAGTAGATTAAATCATGCTTTAACTGTACCTTTAACGTAAACcatgttttgaaatatttcttTAATGAAGAGCGTGATggttaatgtgttttattcaaGTGGTTGCCAAAGGAAGAAGTCTCTGGCTCAAAGATGTTTGAGAGAGGCTGATCTAGAAGACACTTATTAGATACCAAGTTTTAGTATCTGAGTGTCAGCTTGTGATTTGATTACACATAATTACCATTGATCCATCTTGGACTTCAGCTACTGACTTGTCAGGTCTGTCAGTCACCTCCATGTATCATTGGATACAGTAGAATGGTTTGGTGAAAGGAGACGACATTCTGGCAAGGCCCGGTGTTAGTTTGGAACCCCTCTATAAATCAACTGCCTTATTAAAAACCCTTTTTCCCATCAGCAACTGTCATAAAGTGCTTCTTCAGATACTCCGTCTAAATCCCCACAGAGGAAGCACTGCAGATGTTAAAACATGGACTGGCAGGAATGTAACCGTGAGCTGTGCCAGACTCACGTGATCTTATCCTCTTCCCTTAGATACACAACCGCTATGAAGGAAAAGACATCTCCAAGCACAAGAGGAACTTGGTAATAGCAGGGGGAGTGACATTGTCAGTCATTGTCTCTCCAGTGGTAGCAGCAGTCACTGTTGGTAAGTTCCTTCACTTGTTTTGATCaactgtcaaccagcttggtcTGTCAGATCAGTTAGTTGACGAGTAGAAGAAAAACTCTTAGGACTTTGTTACGTACAGAAAGCAAATAAGCATTTAAAAATAGCTGTaggtttatttaattgatcTGGGTTCATAGAAACTACTCCCACTAGAAGAATACTTTTATATCCAAGCCCCATCCACAACACAGATGTTGCACCTGCTTGTCAAGTTCATGAAGGGTTATTATAGCAGCAGCTTCCTGTGACTATAGCAGCAGATAGTCTTCCTGTTGCTGATTCTGTCTCTGGGTGTTGGTGTTTTGACATTTctatctgtcttcaggtattggTGTTCCCATCATGTTGGCGTATGTCTATGGGGTGGTGCCCATCTCTTTATGTCGTAGTGGAGGGTGTGGTGTCTCCGCTGGCAACGGGAAAGGAGTCCGCATCGAGTTTGATGATGAGAATGAGATGAACGTAGGGAGTGGAGCTGCTGCAACTGGTGAGTCATCACAAACATCATCAAACAGCTCACTGATTGGTCAAGTGATCAACATCATCATTAGATAACGGACCAATCAGTGAGCTATCTTATTACATTCTACTCTGCCATATTCTGTATTGAGTTGTTCTTTCATAGCTCTGTGTCTTCACCTGAAGGAAGGGCTGGGTGATACAATGTCAATCATAAATAAAAGATACACTGATGATTTCTTTTAAACAGACAGGGAATATGACCTTCATTTTACGTAGCGCTTTATGATGTATAATATAGGGATGAGTTTCGGTACCCCAAATAATTATTACTTGATCACTGATTTGTTATTTCTCAAAAACAAAGCAGTAGACTTTGTCATTGACATGTGAAGCCTGGTTTTTGTCTGTGGAAATGCTCTCCTGCTCTGAGTTTTTGTGTTTGCTTATGTGATGTAATTAAATATCAAAGTGGTGCAATTGCAGAGAGAACCTTACAGTTCTGAAATGTCAGTCTGGAAACAACAAGGTTCTACCTGCACAGAATGTTACATGACTccagtggttagggttagggttaaccctaaccctgttaCATGACTccagtggttagggttagggttaaccctaaccctgttaCATGACTccagtggttagggttagggttaaccctaaccctgttaCATGACTccagtggttagggttagggttaaccctaaccctgttaCATGACTccagtggttagggttagggttaaccctaaccctgttaCATGACTccagtggttagggttagggttaaccctaaccctgttaCATGACTccagtggttagggttagggttaaccctaaccctgttaAATGACTCCAGTGGAACCATGACTTGGTTGTCGTCCTCAGACACCACCTCCGTGGCCGAGACCCGAAACAACCCCAGCCTCGGGGAGGGCAGTCTGAGTGCCAGCGGGAGTCACATGGACCGCTTGGGGGCAACGAGGGACAACCTCAGTGAGAACGCCTCCACCATGGCCCTGGCTGGAGCCAGCATCACTGGCTCTCTATCCGGCAGTGCCATGGTCAACTGTTACAACAGGTAGGCTCTTTATCTGGCAGAGTTACGTTAAAACCTAGAGCATTTTCAGTGGGGCTTTAACCACCTTTCCTATTGAAGTGGTTGAGTAGGCTccatttcatgtgtttttatatatgttGCCACAGTCTGGGATGTGTCGAGGGTCTGGGATGTGTCGAGGGTCTGGGATGTGTCGAGGGTCTGGGATGTGTCGAGGGTCTGGGATGTGTCGAGGGTCTGGGATGTGATGTATGCCATATCTCCTCCAGGCTGGAGGTGCAGGCTGATGTCCAGAAGGAGAGATGTAGTCTGAGTGGAGAGTCGGCCACCGTCAGCTTGGGGACGATCAGCGATAACGGCAGTACCAAAGCAATGGCCGGGTCCATTCTGAACTACAGGCCTCTGGACAGGTTAGCAGCTCCATGTGGACCCATTGGGTCGTTACTCGTTGCCCTAATAAAGACCAGTGCCTAACGGGTTAACTTGTTTCAGGGAGGGCAGTCTGGAGGTGACTGTGGACGTGGAGGGGAAGCAAGAGAAGAAACTGCGTCAccacagcaacagcagcagcctGGAAGAGGGCAGCAGTGGGGGGcgaggggtgggggtgtgttCCTCTGGCTGCCCCCATGAGTCTATTTCCTGCTCCTCCAAGTGGGCCAAGGACCCCTCCAGCTGCTCCTCGGGGGGCAAGAAGAGCAAGACTAAGTTGCGGAGCAGGAAGACCAGCGGCGGAGCCCAGATCAACCAGAGACGGGAGGAACTGGACGTCCAGCTGTTGGAGCAGCGCAGCACCAACTCCTCCGAGTTTGACTCCCCCTCCCTCAGCGGCTCCCTGCCCTCCGTAGCTGACTCCCACTGCAGTCACTTCTCAGAGTTCAGCTGCTCCGACCCCGAGACCTCCAGACCACCTCCTCTAAACCCCTGCTGCATGGACCTCCCCTCCCAAcgacccctcccctccctgggCTCCGATGTCACAGTCACCCCCCTTCCGGAGGTGGAGAACGACCGGCTGGAGTACTGTCCGGCAGCTGCCTGCTCCTTGGCCTCCGGATCTCCAGAGGGAGGCGCTGGGTTAGGAGGAGCAGGATGTGCCTTGCTCTACATAGCGGAGGAGAGTGTGGGTCTGATGAGAGCAACACTGGAGGAGCAGGACTTCCTGGCAGAGGAGGACCTGAAGGAGACCAAGAACAAAGATACGGACGGTGTCATTGCCTCACCCCCCCAACCTCACTGCCCTGTGACGGGGGCCTGCATTCAGACGGACATATAAACtctgctggctggctggctggctggctacaGGACTCCTGTTACTACAAATGATCTGGcctaatgtttttgaaaacttcTTAAAGCTAAAGATCCACTTTTTTCCCAGGTGCACGCTTTAAGAAGGAGCTGGGAGGAGGGTCAGGGGGAGGGgctgaggaaggggaggggctgagaggagcagaagggggAGGGGCTGAGAGATGTCTCTCTATTGGTGGGGTCTAATGATTGCTTCCATATTAGAAGTCAGACAGCTGAATAAATGAGACAGATGGCCCAGGTAAGTTAGAAAGGATGAATCCAGCAGACAGCCCAGGTAGGTTACATTGAGCCAGGGAAAATCTCATGTTCTACTCATTAAAGGGGTTTTGTCAGTTAAGGGTTTTGGTCAGTGATAGGAACACTAAATTGAGTTATCCATAAGAACCAGAAGTTGTATGGCAGGCTCTGTTTGTGGAAAGAGTAGTAAGCAGACATCCAGTCAAGCATCCACTTATGTAACAGTTGCTGTGATGGCCTGGTCACTAGATATTCACTGGTGTCTCGACCAAGAAATCACATGTGGATCTGACCAGGACACCTGGAGGAATCTGGCGATGTAGTGCCCTGTTGCTGGATGCCCTCTGAATGGCCAGGGGTTTCAACCGTTACCCTATATGGTCTGGAGCCTTTGGCTTTTCTGTTGCATCATTAGTGTCACCCAGCAGGTGTTCAGGTCTGAATCGTGGtgagagaagaaaaataaaaatagttaatCAACATTGGAACGAACTTGGAGATCCAGAGTTGTTTGTGTAATTCCATCTATGAATGCTGATAAACCACTGTGCCTCTGACACAGTCTCTGCCAGCCAGGCTACCAGCCAGGCTGCCAGCCAGGGGCTCCACCCCCTAATGGGTGTTAATCATCTCTTCCAATGCCtgtcaataacaaaaacatctaAGAGGGACCAGTCACtaattcattttttcccccatgacaattattttaaacatgattATTACCTtgctaatgtttgttttttgttctatggtttttgtatttcattttccaTGTTGGGAAGTGTTGTAATAATATTGATTGTGTTGTTGACCGGCGAGGAACACAGCGCTTTTCTGGCCAAATCAACATACAGTTTGCAAAGTTAGCTATACTGGAGTTATTACAAAACATGTCAAGCTTTGAGCTAACATTCAATATGATTAAAATGTGAGTGGCCATGTTTGCAGATGGGAACAAAGTGGTTAA
Encoded here:
- the rnf19a gene encoding E3 ubiquitin-protein ligase RNF19A — protein: MSLQQLRGSEKDLHSATSSTSLPSVKKTPKKRRLSLRSFFSRRRRGDPKRKSRALPGGVDGIASVESIHSEMCHGDKTSALSAPGVASTTSSSSSTSSSELLECPLCLLRHTRDRFPDIMTCHHRSCADCLRQYLRIEISESRVNISCPECSERFNPHDIRIILGDPPLMEKYEEFMLRRWLVADPDCRWCPAPDCGYAVIAFGCASCPKITCGRQGCATEFCYHCKQLWHPNQTCDAARQQRAHSLRLRTFRSSSLSYSQESGAAADDIKPCPRCAAYIIKMNDGSCNHMTCAVCGCEFCWLCMKEISDLHYLSPSGCTFWGKKPWSRKKKILWQLGTLVGAPVGIALIAGIAVPAMIIGIPVYVGRKIHNRYEGKDISKHKRNLVIAGGVTLSVIVSPVVAAVTVGIGVPIMLAYVYGVVPISLCRSGGCGVSAGNGKGVRIEFDDENEMNVGSGAAATDTTSVAETRNNPSLGEGSLSASGSHMDRLGATRDNLSENASTMALAGASITGSLSGSAMVNCYNRLEVQADVQKERCSLSGESATVSLGTISDNGSTKAMAGSILNYRPLDREGSLEVTVDVEGKQEKKLRHHSNSSSLEEGSSGGRGVGVCSSGCPHESISCSSKWAKDPSSCSSGGKKSKTKLRSRKTSGGAQINQRREELDVQLLEQRSTNSSEFDSPSLSGSLPSVADSHCSHFSEFSCSDPETSRPPPLNPCCMDLPSQRPLPSLGSDVTVTPLPEVENDRLEYCPAAACSLASGSPEGGAGLGGAGCALLYIAEESVGLMRATLEEQDFLAEEDLKETKNKDTDGVIASPPQPHCPVTGACIQTDI